Genomic segment of Mucilaginibacter sabulilitoris:
GCGTAAACCAAATTTAAAGGCAACCATGGTGCCGGGCTGGTGCATTGGAGTATTTCAGGTACAATTAATAATAGTTTATTTCTTTGCCGGAATTTCCAAACTCAATCATGACTGGCTTATTGCGGCAATGCCGCTCAGGATATGGCTGCCGGCCAACAGCCAGTTACTTTTGATAGGTGGGTTGTTAACCCATTTATGGGTAGCTTATGTATTCAGCTGGTTCGGTGCCATATTTGACTTACTGATAGGTTTTTTGTTGTTAGCCCCCCGTACCAGGAAAGCGGCTTATTTTTTTGTAGTTGTTTTTCATCTGTTTACAGCCTGGTTTTTCAAAATAGGCATGTTCCCTTACATCATGATCTTTGTCACCATTATTTTCTTTTCAGAAAATACGCACCTCAGGATCATCGCTTTCATCAAAAAAATATTCCGGATTACCGGTACCGACACAAGCCAGCAGGTTTATCACGTGGCAGTTCCTAAAGCAAGGCTCATTTACACATTACTGGTTGTGCATTTCATTATCCAGTTAGTGTTACCATTTCGCTATTTGTTATATCCCGGTAAATTATACTGGACCGAAGAGGGTTACCGCTTTTCATGGCGCGTAATGCTGATGGAGAAAGGCGGTACTGCTTTTTTCCATGTTAAGGACCCGGCAACCGGGCACAAAACCGAGATTATCAATTCGCAATACCTTACTCCATTCCAGGAAGCACAGATGAGCACTCAGCCGGATATGATACTGCAGTTTGCACATTTTCTGGCCCAAGAATATCAAAACAAGGGTATTAAGGACCCGATAGTTACCGCTGAAAGTTACGTAACACTAAACGGTAGCGGCAGCAGGCTGTACATTGACAGTACGGTTAACCTGGCTAAAGAAGAGGACTCTTTCGGTCACAAAAAATGGATACTTCCATTTCATCATCAAGCACAATGAAAAAAACTTATATACTAATCTGTTTATTGATACTAACAGCCGCTTTCAGATCATCGGCGCAAACTTTTACAGTTAAGGGTAGTGTTACATCTGAAGTGGGAAAGGGTGTGGCCGACGCTACGATAATTTTAAAGAATACCGCCATTGTGGTTACCACAGATGCATC
This window contains:
- a CDS encoding HTTM domain-containing protein; this translates as MLSSVKEKFLIFFNAQRHIAPLAVLRMAFGSIMLVSVVRFLLKGWVNAFYIKPKLHFTFYGFDWVRPLGALGMYALFALLIVTALMVTIGLLYKIAITSFFLCFTYVELIDKTTYLNHYYFISIMAFLMILVPANRYFSVDVWRKPNLKATMVPGWCIGVFQVQLIIVYFFAGISKLNHDWLIAAMPLRIWLPANSQLLLIGGLLTHLWVAYVFSWFGAIFDLLIGFLLLAPRTRKAAYFFVVVFHLFTAWFFKIGMFPYIMIFVTIIFFSENTHLRIIAFIKKIFRITGTDTSQQVYHVAVPKARLIYTLLVVHFIIQLVLPFRYLLYPGKLYWTEEGYRFSWRVMLMEKGGTAFFHVKDPATGHKTEIINSQYLTPFQEAQMSTQPDMILQFAHFLAQEYQNKGIKDPIVTAESYVTLNGSGSRLYIDSTVNLAKEEDSFGHKKWILPFHHQAQ